The genomic region ATATGGAGAGTGATTTTCTCCAAAGTGCTTGTTTATGGGGATTAGTCATAATCCCATGAACCCTCTATGCCCAGAACCCTTTTCAGTGAACTCTTCACATCCTTGTTTCTCAGACTATAAATGAAAGGGTTGAGAGTGGGAGTTACCAGGGTATACATGACAGCAGCAGCCAGCGCCCCCACAGAGCGAGAGGTTGATGGTGGCTTCAGGTAGGTGGCAAAGACTGTGCTGTAGAAGAGGATGACCATGGAGAGGTGGGAGCTGCATGTGGCCAGggctttctttttcccctgtgCCGATGGAACCCTAGCCACAGCCTGGAAGATATGGGTATAAGAGCTTATGATGCAGAGGAGAGGGCCAATTCCTAACAATCCGGTCAGAAGCATCATTAGGATCTCATTAGGGTGGGTATCTGAGCAAGAAAGACGAAAAAGTGGACCAAAATCACAGAAAAAGTGGGGAATCTCTTGGTtagtatagaaatacaactgggATAGAAACAAGATGTGCACCAGAGAGACAAAATGGGCCACCCCCCACAACCCACCCACCAGCAGCCCACATCTACAAGGTGTCATTAGCAGTGGGTAGTGCAGAGGATGGCAGATGGAAGCATAGCGGTCGATAGCCATGGCAGTCAAAAGCAGGCTGTCCATATCagcaaaaacagcaaagaaatataACTGGGACAGACatccagagaaagagatggaTCCGTGGCTGGTCCATAGATCCTCAAGCATTTTGGGGGCTGTGGTGGAAGTGAAGCAGAGATCCACCAGGGAGAGCTGgctgaggaagaagtacatgggagTGTGGAGGCGCACGTCAGCTCCGATGGCCAGCAGAAGGAGCGCGTTTCCTAAGAGGCTTACCAGGTAGAGTACTAGGAAGACACCAAAGAGGACTGGCCTGTTCCCTGGGCCCCTGGACAGCCCTGCCAGGACAAAGTCCGGGGTCCTGCTGCAGTTCATTCTAGGTCCTGGTGTGCTGTAAGAGAGGGGCCATCATGAGGGGGAGTTGCTCACTATCGGGAGCCGAGGAAGACAGAACGCTGGGCCCTGTCTCTTGCCAGTGGGTTCCCCTGAACAATCGATATGGAGAATGAGCGAAAACCTAGAACAGCAATGGGAGGTACAAGAGCTGGACGTCAAAAAGGGTCACGGTGTGAGACACAGAGATGAGAGAAGGCAGGGAACAGCGAGGCTTCCTGGAGTTCTTTGCATGTAAAAGAGAAACTGGGATTGTGGGATGGTAGAAATACTTGTTTGTGAATCTGTATCACAAAAGCATGAGTCTTTGAAGGCAGAGGCTGCATCTCTTAGTTTAGGGCTTTGCACACAGTGGGAGCTCAGTAAATGCTCCTGCCCATCTCCACAGTCGTGACTGAAGCACAGTGAGCCTCTAAAGAGTTTAATATGCCCACCCTTGCCCCACCAGTGTGTTCTCCACAGCGCAGCCAAAATCttgtcaaaaaagaaaatctgattatATCACTTCCTTGTTTACAAATAAGTGTCTGGAGGACATTGGTATTCTGAAAATTCAGAAATTCCAACCATGTCCTACAGAGCTCAGTTTTTATTGAGCTTGCGGCATCTCACCAACTTCACCTTGAATCACGCATTTTCTGCTCCCTGCCACCCCAGCTGCGTGGCCTCCCTTCCCTGAGTCCCTGTGCTCATCTCCCTACCTCAAAGCGGTTGGTAACTTTCTTTGGGagatttcctttgcttccttgATTAAACCAAACCTACCTTTTATTTCGTGTGATAGCATCTTTGTAGCATTCACTACAGTTGTGATGTAGGAGGTGTAATCACATTCATcttgtgtaaatatttattgaaggtaTTTAGTTGATGGTGGAGTCATCTTAAGACCAGACGGTGCCTTGTGGCAGAGACCGCATCTAGTTGTCTTCTCTGTTGAATGCCCAGTGTTTGTCATATGAAAGACTGAGTTTGCCTCAAAGTGAACAAGTATATTAATTATTGGAGAGTGAAGGCCAGAGAGGGCAATATGCTGTCCTTCCCAAGTGGTTCCCTTCCATGTCAACACTTTGTGAATAAAAGTTCTTGCTTCCAGTATCCTCCTAGGATGTGGGCTGAAAACATTGATGCATCTGCTTCCTTCATCCTGCAAATCCAGACCAAGGGCTCTGACACTTATTTTCTTACAAAGTCTTgctcctttctgtcttccccaTCTTCACGGTTACCTTCTATGGACTTCTGTCAGCTCACTCCCAGCTTATTCCATCAGCACCTTACCTCCCCCTCTGATTGCTGTGATTCATGCTGAAAGCATCTGCACTGGGCCCGGCCCTGCCATGCTCAGGCTCCTCTAACATCTCATTTCCTACTGCATCACATCTGTCCATCTGTGCCTGCTTATCAAGAACTTCCACAGCAGGACCCTCCCACCTATAAAACAGGGCTCCCACTGCTCACCAGCACCCGGTGCCCTCTCTCCTGGGCTGCCCACCTCGTGGTCACTTCTACCTTCTTACATGTCCTTTCCTTGACCTAAAGCCCCAGGCCTCTTCTCTCCTGATGTCTTTCCTTCTTGTCCAAATATCTCCAGGTCTCAGTGGAAAATGTACTGCCTTCACCACCACATTTCTCAAGTATTCTAACACTCATTATTTTATATCTTCTGAAATATATAAACAGGATGATCTAGCCCTTAAGTGGATATTGTCTTAAggtgttttctactttttatgacatattttctcttaacaattgtaaatacctTGGGAGTAgaaatgatgttttctttttagtagttCTGTATAGCACCAGCCCACATCTGAGCGTATGGTCTGTTTCAAGATGATTGCTTCATGACTGCTCTCTAAGTGTTTGCTACAgtgtccttttcattttctgtgtatgTGCTAATTACCTCCTTGTTTCTACTAATCATAAAGTATTCTCATAGATGAGTGGTCTAGTGTAAAGGGACAAATCTTTTCCCTCTTTATGTAGAACATTTTTTATGTACTTGAGACTTGAGTTTCTGAAACTTTCACATGGTTAAGGGTCACCTGGAGAGCCAGGTAAGTCACAGGTttctgggctccaccccagagACTGTCTTTAGTTTTGGAGTGAAAcatgagaatttgcatttctgtctcACTCAAACCTCAGGCAATGCTGACCCTGCCTGTCTGCTGAATTGAATTCAAAATGTGGGGCATCCTATTCTCCATACTTATatgagtttttctgtttttttcaactctttttaaaaaaatgaaaactggaagATGTCCTTCTCTTACAAGATTAAGTCTTCCCTTACTCTTTTTTCTGTTACAAACAGCACATCTTTTTTCCAGATATGGCCATACCTCTCAATGTTTCCATATCTTTCCCCGGGTTGGATCTTCTTGATGATTTTGCTTGAATAATCTCAGTGCTACTATAGCCACTTTGAGTAATTCTTCTGGAAAATATATAGTTCATGTTGAATCTCAGATATCCCAGTTCACCTTGGGTTATCTGAATAATATTTGGGCATCTAAAATATGTAAGATCCTAACTATCTAAAATTGTGAGGTCTCAGCCATCTAAAACCTTAGCCTCAGATGGATGATATCCCTAATAAACTAACCTGTCCCCACAGCCTTCTGCAACTATTCCTCTACTTTTCTATGCTTTATGGCAAATCCTTCAAAAAGTTAATTGCCTCCATCACTCACTGTCCATTATGGTCCATGCTCTTTTGAAATCTCAATCATGCTTTTGCCCTAATCATGCCACTGAAAATACTCTCATCTATACCAACATTCAGTCCTCAGTCCttaagttacttgacctctcagCAAGGTTTAGAATGGTTGATTCCTCTTTTCCTACTCCAAACGCATTCTTCCCCTTGCTCCCAGGACCTGCCACGCTCTCCCGTTGCTATCACTGATGAACTCTCTCTTAGCTTCCTTGGTTgactcctcctctgtctccttattCACTTTTGGGCCTCTTCTGGCCTCTTTCTTCCAGTTCCAGGctttaaatatctataaaaacaTAGCTCCTAAATTGTGTTTTCAATTCCACCATCTTTTCAACCCTCTAGACTCATCTATTTAACTTCCTGCCAGATATGTCCTTATGAATGTCTGTTGGTAGCTTTACCACATAAGGTATTTCTTACAATGGGACTGATTGACATACTGCTTTGGAAACAAGTACAGATCTGGACCCAAGGACAGAGTTTCCATCAACTATGTTCCTCTCTGAAATCTGAGCCCCTTACTCTGTCAGGTGCTACCTTCCATATTTACCACCTAGATTCCCTCATCTCCACCCCATGAGTGTTgcccttaaaaatatgtattctccCCAATGCTCTTACTGAGAAAGTATGACATTCTAGAGGATCCAGACCCTTTGACTGCATTGGTGATACTGTGTCTGAAGGTAGAGAAGATACAGCTTAGGAGATGAACATTATTAATCTGCATTTCTCTTGGGACTACAAGTGGCTGGGCTGAAGAAGGAAGCTTTCTTGACCTCAGAGACTTATTCCCAGAGATACTTATTAGTGGGAAATCTGAAAGTATTTTCTGAGGAAAAAGCCAAAGTTTTTACAATGGCATGGGAGATCCAGTATGATTTGTACTCCTATTAACTCTCTGATAACATCCTCTCCTCCTACATTCTTCTCCACTAGCTCTGAAATAGCTCCATCAACCTCCTTGTTAGGACTGAATTCCACCAGCCATTCTCCTTCTTTGGCTGCATTGCTCCCCCTGCTTCCTTACCTTGAACACAGTCCATTTCTCCCCAACCCTtcatttccttcatgtctttgcTTAATGTCATTTTTCAATGAGACTTATTCTGGTGACCCTAGTTTATGCTATAAACTACATCCAACATTCCCAGTTTCCCTGATCCTAGTCTACTTtctaacatactatataatttatttattcattatctaTCTTCTCTCCCCATAATGTAAACTGTATGGGAGTAGAGatgcttgcttgttttgttcGCTAATGTCTCCCCAGCACATAGAATAGTGCACAGCACATGGTAGAGACACTATAAAATATTGAACTGATGACACGTCAGGCCTTTGCTTTTCCCATTGATCTCATTGTCAGTCAGTGTCAATGAACCAATATGGACAGGTTCATGTCTATCAAGTAATAGCTTACATATCTTAGATCTATATTATTATGAAAGTTCttattctaaataaatgaaatgcataaTTTTGCCTAAACTGCGAAATCTGGTTCTCAGAGTGGGATACAGGGGAGTTCAGCTCCTCACTAGTGCTTATGAGTTGAATTGTGATGACAGCTATCACAAAGGCCTCCTACTTACATGAAACTTCCTTGTCACTTTATCTGAAAAACAGCCATCAATCTGCATGAATACAGATCATGGAAGACAAAATTTCAGTCTGAGAAATGAAACCATAGGGAATAAGCTAAGAgtttaaattaaaagagaaatgtgggggggggggaatcctaccatattaataaaattaattcaaggaACCTCAGCAGGATTTTCTTGAACATAAAttctgaaggcaaaggaaaagcaGTGTCATATAGGGGTCAGGGATTTGAGTTTTGACATCTACTCCTGTACTTTCTGTTCTACTACAGGCAAGTATTGGTTTTCTTCTCCTTGTTCCCCTTCCTactgcttctcttcttttctcttaacTCATAGATTTATGATCTTCTTCAACTATAGCTTTTGGAAAACTGTAGGTAACAGTTGGGAAGATAAGAAATTAAGGATTTCATGGAGCTCTATTTTAGGGAGGCAGACAAGGTTGTGTCCTcgcttggggtgggggcagcccaAGCACACGTAAACTGTGAAGCTTCCTTTAGCAGCTAATTTGATCACTGCAGGAGAGGTGTTTGATTCATCTGTGATGCTGACTTTCTGAGTTCTTTTAACGAGAGAAGTCTCTCAGTCCATGACAGTGAAAGGACAAAATCCTACTGGATGGTAGGGCACACTGACTTGCTAGCACCTAAATGACTGTTATCAAGTCCATATTatatgaaaatcaaagaaatgaaatgtacCAGTGTAGTCTGGAGAGTCACTGTTTCACGCAGTCAAGTCTTTTATATAGAAGAGGGAGCAAACTTTACCTGTGGTTTCCAAGGGCGGACGTAGGACCAAATACATGACATAACAACAGAAATAGTAATGTCTACCATTTCTTGTTATAATGATGTACTCTACACTTCCTTAGGGGCTCAATGCATCACTTCACTCGATGCTCacaattttattttgaggaaggtATTGTTATTTTCCCTCAGGAGGAGAAGGTTATAACTTGTTAGTGTTCACACAGCTAGGAGCTGGAGGTGCCTGAGCTCGGCTGTCCTGCCAGCGATGGAGATTAAAGCCAGTGACCCACACCCTTTCTAGTACCAGGTGTGCTCCATCCATGCAGAGCTCAATCTTAGGCTGGATTATCACCTAGAAAATAATTGTGCAGGGTATTCCGGTGGCCAGACTAAAGGACTTTTAAACCTCCTTCCAAACTGGAAGTACAGATTCTGCTTGTGAAAGGTGGTCCACGAAAGCTGGTCCAGGTATGTTGTTGAGTTCCAGCACCAAGCATGATGCCCAGCATTCTGAATGCTGGCCGACTGCACACACAGCCACAGGTTAGCACATACAGTTCAGTGTGGGAAGGGGTGGAGGCAGTACACCATGTGGAAGTGTAGAGACAAGCTTTGCTAGGGTTTCTGccgcctttgttttttttccaggtgaTGAGTGCAGTGCTGTTTGTCCTAGAGAAATCACTGATTAGTGATTACCACCAAAAGACTTCTCACAATGGGATTCTTTCAAGATGGTAGTTTCTTGTTTGTATACAGGACAGAACATTCAGATGATGCAAAGGAAAATTTGTTGTGTAAATGAATTCAGATGAGATATGTCATTTTAATATTGATAGAAATTCTGGAAACCAGTTTTTACCTTTCTTTAGCTCTGGGCCAGAGCTTTGGGATTGCTGTTTCTTTATTGTCCATTCAGTTCTCCAATGAGATGGAATTCAGCCAAGCACTGTCCCCTGTAGATTAACTCATGagagatttcctttataaaaagcttatttttcatAACACTTAAACAATGCATGGCATCCACGAAgttaagtagaaataaaataattcatattgattcattgtgttttttattgtcccataattttaaaacacaagacTATCAGACctaatattaatttgttttttcagatttctttttaaaatttaaatccaagttatgTTAaccatgtagtgtaataatgatttcagggatagaatttagtgattcatcacttacatatgacacccagtgctcatcccaacaggtggcctccctaatgcccatcacccatttagcccatcccctgccacctcccctccagcaaccctcaatttgttctctaagagtcttttatggtttgcctccctctctgtttttatcttatttttgctcaccttcccctatgtttatattgtttgtttcttaaattacacatgtgaatgaaatcatgatatttgtatttatctgactgacttattttgcttagcataatatactctagttccaccTACATtcttccaaatggcaagatttcattctttttcatcaccgagtaatagtccactgtgtatatatatcacatcttctttgtccattcatcagtagatggacatttggactttttccattctttggttattgtctgtgtgtgtatgtgtgtgtctgtgtgaaatgtatttattaatatggGGGTACAACTGGCATTTCTATATAATTAAGACTTTCCATCCACAAAGAGgatgtatttcttcatttattcaagcCTTCTTTGATAAACTTTTGTCATTTTGGTCAAAGTTTGTTATGTATGGCATATGTAGGCCATACACATTTTTATGACATTATTTTAGGGTCTATTTTGTATGTGGTTGCTATTGtcaaagtgttattttaaaaatcatatttcctgACTAATTTCTGATATATTAAAAGGCACTTGATATTTATTTACCGTGTATCTGGACACATTATGtaaatttcttattgtttttaagttttacttatttattttgcgagagagagagagagagagagagagagacagagagacagcgacagcatgagtagaggaggggcagagagagaggaagacataaaagatcccaagcaggttccacaatgtcagcacagagccccataatactttggctattgttgatagcactgctataaacattagggtacatgtgccccttagaaccagcatttttgtatcctttggataaacacctagtagtgcaattactgagtcatagggtagttctatttttagttttttgaggaaactccatactgttttccagactggctacaccagtttgcattaccaccagcagtgcaagaggggggggtcccctttctctgcatcctcaccaacatctgtcgtttcctgaattgttaattttagccattctgaaaggtgtgaggtggtatctcattgtggttttgatttgtatttccctgatgatgagtgatgatgaatgtcttttcatgtgtctgttagcaatctggatgtcttctttggaaaagtgtctgttcatgtcttctgcccatttcttcactggattatttgttttttgggggtgtagagtttgctaagttctttataggttttggataccaacactttatctgatgtgtcatttgcaagtatcttctcccattctgttggttgctgCCTTTTAGtattgctaattgtttccttcactgtgcagaaccgtttttcttgatgaggtcccaatagttcatttttgcttttgtttcccttgcctccagaaacatgtgaagtaagaagttgctgtggctgaggtcaaagaggtcgttgtctgttttctcctccagaatatggatggtttcctgtcttatgtttaggtctttcatccattttgagtttatttttgtgtatggtgtaagaaagtggtccagcttcattctgcatgttgctgtccagttttcccagcatcatttgctaaagaaactttcttttttttcattgtatattctttcctgctttgtcaaagattagttggccatatgtttgtgggtccatttccgggttttctatcctgttccattgatctgatctgtttttgtgccagtaccatactgtcttgaaaactatagctttgtaatacaggtcaAAGTTTGGAatagtgatgcctccagctttcgttttctttttcaacattactttgactattcaaGCTAATTTCTGGTttgatacaaattttaggattgtttgttctatgaagaatgctggtgttattttgattgggattgcattgaatgtgtagattgctttgggtagtatagacattttaacaatatttgttctttcaatccatgagcatggaatgtttttccatttcttggtgtcttcttcaatttatttcataagctttctgtagttctcggtgtatagatttttcacttctttggttagatttattcctagatattttattgttttggatacaattttaaatgggataaattccttgatttctctttctgctgcttcattaatggtgtatagaaatgtaaccaatttctgtatgtgGATTCTATATgctgcaactttgatgaattcatgtcatttcttcagttttttggtggagttttttgggttttccacatagagtatcatgtcatttgcgaaGAGTGAAGGTTCAaattcctccttgccaatttggatgccttttatttctttttgttgtctggttgcagAGGCTAGGACTTACAACACAATGTTGAATCATAGTGATGAatgtggacatccctgtcatgttcctgaccatatggggaaagctctcagtttttccacattgacaATGATATTAACtatggatctttcatat from Panthera uncia isolate 11264 chromosome B2 unlocalized genomic scaffold, Puncia_PCG_1.0 HiC_scaffold_25, whole genome shotgun sequence harbors:
- the LOC125908477 gene encoding olfactory receptor 24-like — encoded protein: MNCSRTPDFVLAGLSRGPGNRPVLFGVFLVLYLVSLLGNALLLLAIGADVRLHTPMYFFLSQLSLVDLCFTSTTAPKMLEDLWTSHGSISFSGCLSQLYFFAVFADMDSLLLTAMAIDRYASICHPLHYPLLMTPCRCGLLVGGLWGVAHFVSLVHILFLSQLYFYTNQEIPHFFCDFGPLFRLSCSDTHPNEILMMLLTGLLGIGPLLCIISSYTHIFQAVARVPSAQGKKKALATCSSHLSMVILFYSTVFATYLKPPSTSRSVGALAAAVMYTLVTPTLNPFIYSLRNKDVKSSLKRVLGIEGSWDYD